From Camelina sativa cultivar DH55 chromosome 20, Cs, whole genome shotgun sequence, the proteins below share one genomic window:
- the LOC104770639 gene encoding lysosomal Pro-X carboxypeptidase isoform X1, translating to MSLPFTLLLLLIFSTSPSYFISLAHSKVARLAISPTTLKIAPDGSTQKVDASDLKMFYFNQTLDHFTFTPKSYMTFQQRYAIDSTHWGGAKANAPILAFLGEESSLDSDLSAVGFLRDNGPRFKALLVYIEHRYYGKTMPFGSAEEALKNASTLGYLNAAQALADYATILLHVKEKYSTKHSPIIVIGGSYGGMLAAWFRLKYPHIALGALASSAPLLYFEDTRPKFGYYYIVTKVFKKTSERCYNTIRKSWKEIDRVAAKPQGLLILSKKFKTCAPLNGSSNIKDFLNTIYAESVQYNRGPSYWVTNVCNAINANPPNSKHDLLDRIFAGVVALVGNRTCYDPNMFAQPTNNVIAWRWQSCSEIVMPVGYDKQDTMFPTAPFNMTSYIEGCESNYGVPPRQHWITTYFGIQDVKLILRKFGSNIIFSNGLSDPYSVGGILEDISDTVVAITTNGSHCQDITLKSKEDPEWLVRQREKEIKIIDSWISTYQKDLRDLNISI from the exons ATGTCTCTTCCATTTACACTTCTCCTTCTATTGATATTTTCAACATCGCCTTCTTATTTCATATCTCTCGCACACTCCAAAGTTGCCCGACTTGCGATTTCTCCAACAACGCTAAAGATTGCACCTGATGGATCAACACAAAAAGTAGATGCATCTGACCTTAAGATGTTCTATTTTAATCAGACCCTCGATCACTTCACATTCACACCCAAAAGCTACATGACTTTTCAACAACGATACGCCATTGATTCTACGCACTGGGGTGGTGCTAAAGCAAACGCGCCGATCTTAGCATTTCTTGGAGAGGAATCGTCATTAGATTCTGACTTGTCTGCCGTTGGCTTTCTTCGTGACAACGGTCCCCGCTTTAAAGCGCTCCTCGTCTACATAGAG CATAGGTATTATGGTAAGACGATGCCATTTGGATCAGCAGAAGAAGCTTTGAAGAACGCAAGTACGTTGGGGTATTTGAACGCAGCACAAGCCCTAGCAGACTATGCAACAATTCTCTTGCACGTTAAGGAGAAGTACTCTACCAAACACAGCCCTATCATTGTCATAGGAGGATCCTATGGTGGAA TGTTAGCGGCATGGTTCAGGCTAAAATATCCACACATAGCACTTGGAGCATTAGCATCTTCAGCTCCTCTTCTCTACTTTGAAGATACTCGTCCTAAGTTTGGTTATTATTATATCGTAACCAAAGTTTTCAAG AAAACAAGTGAAAGATGTTATAACACAATCCGTAAATCTTGGAAAGAAATCGATAGAGTTGCTGCCAAACCCCAAGGTCTCTTGATTCTCagcaaaaaattcaaaacttgcGC TCCATTGAACGGAAGCTCCAATATCAAAGACTTTTTGAACACGATATATGCCGAATCCGTTCAATACAACCGGGGTCCTAGTTATTGGGTTACCAACGTGTGCAATGCAATCAATGCCAACCCACCAAACAGTAAACATGATTTACTCGACAGGATTTTTGCCGGTGTTGTCGCTTTAGTAGGCAACCGAACTTGCTATGATCCCAATATGTTTGCGCAGCCAACAAACAATGTTATCGCATGGAGATGGCAG AGCTGCAGTGAAATTGTTATGCCGGTGGGATATGACAAACAAGATACCATGTTCCCGACAGCACCGTTTAATATGACCAGTTACATTGAGGGCTGTGAATCAAATTACGGTGTCCCACCTAGACAACATTGGATCACAACGTATTTCGGCATTCAG gATGTCAAGTTAATCCTCCGAAAATTTGGGAGCAACATAATCTTCTCCAATGGGTTGTCAGATCCATACAGTGTGGGCGg AATTTTGGAGGATATTTCAGATACTGTAGTCGCCATCACAACGAATG GTTCGCATTGTCAGGACATTACCTTGAAGAGCAAAGAAGATCCGGAGTGGCTGGTGAGGCAAAGggagaaagaaattaaaataattgattctTGGATTTCAACGTACCAAAAGGATCTGAGAGATCTTAACATATCAATCTAA
- the LOC104770639 gene encoding lysosomal Pro-X carboxypeptidase isoform X2 yields MSLPFTLLLLLIFSTSPSYFISLAHSKVARLAISPTTLKIAPDGSTQKVDASDLKMFYFNQTLDHFTFTPKSYMTFQQRYAIDSTHWGGAKANAPILAFLGEESSLDSDLSAVGFLRDNGPRFKALLVYIEHRYYGKTMPFGSAEEALKNASTLGYLNAAQALADYATILLHVKEKYSTKHSPIIVIGGSYGGMLAAWFRLKYPHIALGALASSAPLLYFEDTRPKFGYYYIVTKVFKKTSERCYNTIRKSWKEIDRVAAKPQGLLILSKKFKTCAPLNGSSNIKDFLNTIYAESVQYNRGPSYWVTNVCNAINANPPNSKHDLLDRIFAGVVALVGNRTCYDPNMFAQPTNNVIAWRWQSCSEIVMPVGYDKQDTMFPTAPFNMTSYIEGCESNYGVPPRQHWITTYFGIQDVKLILRKFGSNIIFSNGLSDPYSVGGILEDISDTVVAITTNGSHCQDITLKSKEDPEWLVRQREKEIKIIDSWISTYQKDLRDLNISI; encoded by the exons ATGTCTCTTCCATTTACACTTCTCCTTCTATTGATATTTTCAACATCGCCTTCTTATTTCATATCTCTCGCACACTCCAAAGTTGCCCGACTTGCGATTTCTCCAACAACGCTAAAGATTGCACCTGATGGATCAACACAAAAAGTAG ATGCATCTGACCTTAAGATGTTCTATTTTAATCAGACCCTCGATCACTTCACATTCACACCCAAAAGCTACATGACTTTTCAACAACGATACGCCATTGATTCTACGCACTGGGGTGGTGCTAAAGCAAACGCGCCGATCTTAGCATTTCTTGGAGAGGAATCGTCATTAGATTCTGACTTGTCTGCCGTTGGCTTTCTTCGTGACAACGGTCCCCGCTTTAAAGCGCTCCTCGTCTACATAGAG CATAGGTATTATGGTAAGACGATGCCATTTGGATCAGCAGAAGAAGCTTTGAAGAACGCAAGTACGTTGGGGTATTTGAACGCAGCACAAGCCCTAGCAGACTATGCAACAATTCTCTTGCACGTTAAGGAGAAGTACTCTACCAAACACAGCCCTATCATTGTCATAGGAGGATCCTATGGTGGAA TGTTAGCGGCATGGTTCAGGCTAAAATATCCACACATAGCACTTGGAGCATTAGCATCTTCAGCTCCTCTTCTCTACTTTGAAGATACTCGTCCTAAGTTTGGTTATTATTATATCGTAACCAAAGTTTTCAAG AAAACAAGTGAAAGATGTTATAACACAATCCGTAAATCTTGGAAAGAAATCGATAGAGTTGCTGCCAAACCCCAAGGTCTCTTGATTCTCagcaaaaaattcaaaacttgcGC TCCATTGAACGGAAGCTCCAATATCAAAGACTTTTTGAACACGATATATGCCGAATCCGTTCAATACAACCGGGGTCCTAGTTATTGGGTTACCAACGTGTGCAATGCAATCAATGCCAACCCACCAAACAGTAAACATGATTTACTCGACAGGATTTTTGCCGGTGTTGTCGCTTTAGTAGGCAACCGAACTTGCTATGATCCCAATATGTTTGCGCAGCCAACAAACAATGTTATCGCATGGAGATGGCAG AGCTGCAGTGAAATTGTTATGCCGGTGGGATATGACAAACAAGATACCATGTTCCCGACAGCACCGTTTAATATGACCAGTTACATTGAGGGCTGTGAATCAAATTACGGTGTCCCACCTAGACAACATTGGATCACAACGTATTTCGGCATTCAG gATGTCAAGTTAATCCTCCGAAAATTTGGGAGCAACATAATCTTCTCCAATGGGTTGTCAGATCCATACAGTGTGGGCGg AATTTTGGAGGATATTTCAGATACTGTAGTCGCCATCACAACGAATG GTTCGCATTGTCAGGACATTACCTTGAAGAGCAAAGAAGATCCGGAGTGGCTGGTGAGGCAAAGggagaaagaaattaaaataattgattctTGGATTTCAACGTACCAAAAGGATCTGAGAGATCTTAACATATCAATCTAA
- the LOC104770640 gene encoding aspartic proteinase-like protein 2 isoform X1, translating to MAAVRVTVSILICCCLLLPAAVSSYGFPAALKLERVIPANHEMELSQLMARDKARHGRLLQSLGGVIDFPVDGTFDPFVVGLYYTKLRLGSPPKDFYVQVDTGSDVLWVSCASCNGCPQTSGLQIQLNFFDPGNSVTASPVSCSDQRCSWGIQSSDSGCSVQNNLCAYTFQYGDGSGTSGFYVSDLLQFDMIVGSSLVPNSTAQVVFGCSTSQTGDLVKSDRAVDGIFGFGQQGMSVISQLASQGLAPRVFSHCLKGENGGGGILVLGEIVEPNMVFTPLVPSQPHYNVNLLSISVNGQPLPINPAVFSTSNGQGTIIDTGTTLAYLSEAAYVPFVEAITNAVSQSVRPVVSKGNQCYVIATSVADIFPPVSLNFAGGASMFLNPQDYLIQQNNVGGTAVWCIGFQRIQNQGITILGDLVLKDKIFVYDLVGQRIGWANYDCSMSVNVSATSSSGRSEYVNAGQFSDNAAPQKPSMDIVGNTLILLLMVINMFL from the exons ATGGCGGCTGTTCGGGTTACGGTATCTATtctgatttgttgttgtttattattaCCTGCGGCGGTTTCGTCTTACGGTTTCCCGGCGGCGTTGAAACTCGAAAGAGTGATTCCGGCGAATCATGAGATGGAACTGAGTCAGCTCATGGCTCGTGATAAAGCTAGACACGGCAGGTTGTTACAGTCCTTAGGTGGTGTTATAGATTTCCCCGTCGATGGAACTTTTGATCCTTTCGTTGTTGg ATTATACTACACGAAGCTGCGATTAGGATCTCCTCCAAAAGATTTTTATGTACAGGTTGATACAGGAAGTGATGTTTTGTGGGTTAGCTGTGCTTCTTGCAATGGCTGCCCTCAAACCAGTGGACTCCAA ATTCAGTTGAATTTCTTTGATCCAGGAAACTCTGTAACAGCATCACCAGTGTCATGTTCTGATCAAAGATGCAGTTGGGGTATTCAGTCATCTGATTCAGGCTGTTCTGTTCAGAACAATCTTTGTGCTTACACGTTTCAGTATGGCGATGGAAGTGGTACCTCGGGGTTTTACGTCTCTGATCTTTTGCAATTTGACATGATTGTCGGAAGCTCGCTGGTCCCAAACTCAACGGCTCAGGTTGTGTTTGG ATGTAGCACCTCGCAGACGGGAGATTTAGTGAAGTCGGATAGAGCGGTTGATGGAATCTTTGGGTTTGGGCAGCAAGGGATGTCTGTGATTTCTCAGCTTGCTTCTCAGGGATTAGCTCCAAGAGTGTTCTCTCACTGCTTGAAAGGGGAGAATGGAGGCGGAGGCATATTGGTTCTTGGAGAGATTGTGGAGCCAAACATGGTCTTTACTCCACTTGTTCCATCACA GCCTCATTACAATGTGAATCTGCTGAGCATCTCTGTGAATGGCCAACCTTTACCTATCAATCCAGCAGTCTTCTCCACATCAAACGGACAAGGAACAATCATCGACACTGGTACAACACTGGCATACCTTTCTGAAGCAGCCTACGTTCCTTTTGTTGAAGCT ATAACAAATGCTGTTTCACAGTCGGTCAGACCCGTTGTTTCGAAAGGGAACCAATGTTACGTAATAGCTACGAG TGTTGCAGACATATTTCCTCCAGTTAGCTTGAACTTTGCTGGTGGAGCATCCATGTTCTTAAATCCACAGGATTACCTCATACAGCAGAACAACGTT GGAGGTACTGCAGTGTGGTGCATCGGTTTTCAAAGGATACAGAATCAGGGTATAACCATCCTTGGAG ATTTGGTTCTTAAAgacaaaatttttgtttatgatctGGTCGGTCAGAGAATCGGATGGGCAAACTATGACT GTTCAATGTCGGTAAATGTCTCAGCGACTAGCAGCAGTGGAAGAAGCGAATATGTGAATGCAGGACAGTTTAGTGACAATGCTGCGCCGCAGAAGCCATCAATGGACATTGTTGGAAACACGTTAATACTGTTACTAATGGTAATCAACATGTTCTTATAG
- the LOC104772477 gene encoding cation/H(+) antiporter 9-like — MTDSQVLPPAPRPRLSNAEVCYGATFFNISSYGIFEEYETPAVIFGHALPLLEIQIILIFVSIVLCHMFLRRIGIPQFVSYMLAGFILGPQLFDLVEFSSDRLSLDVPGYVPLEGVARFGLVMFTFLMGVKTNKKAAFQTDRRTIIIAVSTFLVTMISGLAFRNFRLDKVDPLYMPLRLAPTERTVIAAVQALTLLPVITHLVYELKIPNSELGRIAISIAAINDLIGFITLICVSYVGTYRYVSPNIANRDMIAMIILVLVILFIVKPTAQRIVDITPEGKPVPRIYLYATIMTAIAASIYSEFFNQIHVLGAFLVGMAIPDGPPLGSALEAKFESLVTNIFFPISIAVLTMKGDVLRALYLFDDISFNIVLVILTSVVKWTATFVPCMICKLPMNESVIIATIMNYKGFVDLCFLDGAVKKKNLTQATYTFMTIYVLLNAGILPTIVKALYDPKRKYIGYVKRDIMHLKSNSDLKILTCLHKPDNTSGVISLLKLISLPLNNENKDRRVISVTTLYLVKLVGRMFPILIPHDKRSKARSPQNSYIQTMMLAFNEFQQENWESMTINSFTAYSHEDLMDQDICNLALDQLTSMIIVPSGRRWSPDGSYESEDIMIRRVNASLLDRAPCSIGVLNYRGYLKGKKRTNSTINVGVIFIGGKDDREALSLVKWMRQNPSVCLTVTRFLSGQEPNKSKNWDYLIDDEVMNDLKATYSTVENFSYVEKIVTGGPAVATAVRLVAKDNDLVIVGRGHDDESMDFTGLEEWMELPELGVIGDLLASKDLRSRVSVLVVQQQQKHE, encoded by the exons ATGACCGATTCTCAAGTACTACCTCCTGCGCCTAGGCCGCGTCTTAGCAACGCTGAAGTTTGTTACGGAGCCACTTTTTTCAACATCTCTTCTTACGGAATCTTCGAAGAATATGAAACTCCGGCTGTCATCTTCGGACATGCATTGCCTCTCCTTGAGATACAAATCATTCTCATCTTCGTTTCCATCGTCTTATGTCATATGTTCCTCAGACGTATTGGCATACCACAGTTCGTCTCGTACATGCTC GCCGGTTTTATTTTGGGACCTCAGCTATTTGATCTGGTGGAGTTTTCATCAGACAGGTTATCGTTAGACGTCCCCGGATACGTCCCGTTGGAAGGTGTGGCCAGGTTTGGGTTGGTAATGTTCACGTTCTTGATGGGCGTGAAGACCAACAAGAAAGCCGCATTTCAAACCGATAGGCGGACGATCATTATAGCGGTTTCAACCTTTCTCGTAACTATGATCAGCGGATTAGCCTTCAGAAACTTCCGTCTCGACAAGGTCGACCCTCTATATATGCCTTTGAGGCTGGCTCCAACAGAACGTACCGTGATTGCAGCGGTTCAAGCATTAACGCTGTTACCGGTCATAACCCACCTCGTATATGAGCTCAAGATTCCAAACTCGGAGCTAGGCCGCATCGCCATATCTATCGCCGCCATCAACGATCTCATTGGATTTATCACTCTGATATGCGTCTCCTATGTAGGAACATACAG GTACGTATCGCCCAACATTGCCAACCGTGATATGATAGCAATGATCATCTTAGTCCTTGTGATCTTATTCATTGTCAAGCCTACGGCACAACGAATTGTTGATATTACCCCAGAAGGCAAGCCCGTACCGAGAATATACTTATACGCAACAATCATGACAGCAATCGCCGCAAGTATTTACTCAGAATTTTTCAACCAAATCCATGTTCTAGGAGCTTTTTTGGTTGGGATGGCGATCCCAGATGGTCCGCCTTTGGGATCTGCATTAGAGGCCAAGTTCGAGAGCTTGGTTACAAACATATTTTTCCCTATTTCAATCGCAGTCCTGACGATGAAAGGTGACGTTCTAAGGGCATTATATTTGTTCGATGACATTTCCTTTAACATAGTTCTTGTGATTCTTACATCGGTCGTGAAATGGACGGCCACGTTTGTACCTTGCATGATCTGCAAGTTACCAATGAACGAATCTGTTATCATTGCCACTATAATGAACTATAAGGGTTTTGTCGACTTATGCTTCCTCGATGGCGCTGtaaaaaagaag aaTTTAACGCAAGCAACGTACACGTTCATGACTATTTACGTGCTATTGAATGCGGGAATTTTACCTACGATTGTGAAGGCACTATATGATCCAAAGAGGAAATATATTGGATACGTCAAGAGAGACATTATGCATCTGAAGTCGAACTCAGATCTCAAGATTCTAACTTGTTTGCACAAACCGGACAATACCTCAGGCGTGATCTCGTTGCTTAAATTGATATCTTTGCCGCTAAACAACGAGAACAAAGACAGAAGAGTCATTTCTGTCACGACGTTATACCTAGTAAAACTCGTCGGACGTATGTTTCCAATCTTGATACCGCACGACAAGCGGTCTAAAGCACGATCACCTCAAAACTCTTACATCCAAACAATGATGCTCGCGTTCAACGAGTTTCAACAAGAGAATTGGGAATCTATGACTATTAATTCTTTCACAGCTTACTCTCATGAGGATCTTATGGATCAAGACATTTGCAATCTTGCTTTAGACCAACTCACATCGATGATCATTGTCCCTTCTGGACGAAGATGGTCACCAGATGGATCATATGAATCAGAAGATATTATGATCAGACGTGTGAATGCTTCTCTCCTCGACCGAGCTCCATGTTCTATCGGTGTACTCAATTACCGAGGATATCTTAAAGGTAAGAAAAGGACTAATAGTACCATTAACGTCGGTGTAATCTTCATTGGTGGTAAAGATGATCGTGAGGCGCTCTCGCTTGTGAAATGGATGAGACAGAATCCGAGTGTATGTCTCACCGTGACCCGATTTTTATCTGGTCAAGAACCAAATAAGTCCAAGAATTGGGATTACCTTATTGATGATGAGGTCATGAATGATTTGAAAGCGACATATTCCACCGTTGAAAATTTTTCGTATGTGGAGAAGATAGTCACTGGTGGACCCGCGGTAGCCACCGCCGTTAGATTGGTGGCGAAAGATAATGATTTGGTGATTGTAGGGAGAGGTCATGACGATGAGTCAATGGATTTCAcgggattggaagagtggatgGAGCTTCCAGAATTAGGAGTCATCGGAGATTTGCTTGCATCAAAAGATTTAAGAAGTAGGGTTTCTGTTTTAGtagtacaacaacaacaaaaacatgaatGA
- the LOC104770640 gene encoding aspartic proteinase-like protein 2 isoform X2: MPVRCSIQYLSISQLYYTKLRLGSPPKDFYVQVDTGSDVLWVSCASCNGCPQTSGLQIQLNFFDPGNSVTASPVSCSDQRCSWGIQSSDSGCSVQNNLCAYTFQYGDGSGTSGFYVSDLLQFDMIVGSSLVPNSTAQVVFGCSTSQTGDLVKSDRAVDGIFGFGQQGMSVISQLASQGLAPRVFSHCLKGENGGGGILVLGEIVEPNMVFTPLVPSQPHYNVNLLSISVNGQPLPINPAVFSTSNGQGTIIDTGTTLAYLSEAAYVPFVEAITNAVSQSVRPVVSKGNQCYVIATSVADIFPPVSLNFAGGASMFLNPQDYLIQQNNVGGTAVWCIGFQRIQNQGITILGDLVLKDKIFVYDLVGQRIGWANYDCSMSVNVSATSSSGRSEYVNAGQFSDNAAPQKPSMDIVGNTLILLLMVINMFL; this comes from the exons ATGCCTGTAAGGTGTTCGATACAATATCTGAGTATATCTCA ATTATACTACACGAAGCTGCGATTAGGATCTCCTCCAAAAGATTTTTATGTACAGGTTGATACAGGAAGTGATGTTTTGTGGGTTAGCTGTGCTTCTTGCAATGGCTGCCCTCAAACCAGTGGACTCCAA ATTCAGTTGAATTTCTTTGATCCAGGAAACTCTGTAACAGCATCACCAGTGTCATGTTCTGATCAAAGATGCAGTTGGGGTATTCAGTCATCTGATTCAGGCTGTTCTGTTCAGAACAATCTTTGTGCTTACACGTTTCAGTATGGCGATGGAAGTGGTACCTCGGGGTTTTACGTCTCTGATCTTTTGCAATTTGACATGATTGTCGGAAGCTCGCTGGTCCCAAACTCAACGGCTCAGGTTGTGTTTGG ATGTAGCACCTCGCAGACGGGAGATTTAGTGAAGTCGGATAGAGCGGTTGATGGAATCTTTGGGTTTGGGCAGCAAGGGATGTCTGTGATTTCTCAGCTTGCTTCTCAGGGATTAGCTCCAAGAGTGTTCTCTCACTGCTTGAAAGGGGAGAATGGAGGCGGAGGCATATTGGTTCTTGGAGAGATTGTGGAGCCAAACATGGTCTTTACTCCACTTGTTCCATCACA GCCTCATTACAATGTGAATCTGCTGAGCATCTCTGTGAATGGCCAACCTTTACCTATCAATCCAGCAGTCTTCTCCACATCAAACGGACAAGGAACAATCATCGACACTGGTACAACACTGGCATACCTTTCTGAAGCAGCCTACGTTCCTTTTGTTGAAGCT ATAACAAATGCTGTTTCACAGTCGGTCAGACCCGTTGTTTCGAAAGGGAACCAATGTTACGTAATAGCTACGAG TGTTGCAGACATATTTCCTCCAGTTAGCTTGAACTTTGCTGGTGGAGCATCCATGTTCTTAAATCCACAGGATTACCTCATACAGCAGAACAACGTT GGAGGTACTGCAGTGTGGTGCATCGGTTTTCAAAGGATACAGAATCAGGGTATAACCATCCTTGGAG ATTTGGTTCTTAAAgacaaaatttttgtttatgatctGGTCGGTCAGAGAATCGGATGGGCAAACTATGACT GTTCAATGTCGGTAAATGTCTCAGCGACTAGCAGCAGTGGAAGAAGCGAATATGTGAATGCAGGACAGTTTAGTGACAATGCTGCGCCGCAGAAGCCATCAATGGACATTGTTGGAAACACGTTAATACTGTTACTAATGGTAATCAACATGTTCTTATAG